One window of the Diospyros lotus cultivar Yz01 chromosome 12, ASM1463336v1, whole genome shotgun sequence genome contains the following:
- the LOC127814102 gene encoding probable indole-3-pyruvate monooxygenase YUCCA8 has protein sequence MFNLSTGEDDLFSRRFVWVNGPVIVGAGPSGLAVGACLREKGVPFVVLERADCIASLWQKRTYDRLKLHLPKQFCQLPKLPFPDHFPAYPTKKQFVDYLESYAKHFDIDPQFNECVQSAKYDEACRIWRVKTISTAGAARTEVEYICQWLVVATGENAESVVPEIEGLNDFGGEVIHACEYKSGEKFAGKRVLVVGCGNSGMELSLDLCNHNAKPSVVVRSSVHVLPREICGKSMFELAMLMMKWLPLWLVDKILLVLAWLLLGNIEKYGLKRPSIGPLELKNTQGKTPVLDTGALQKIRSGDIKVVPGIKRFSGDMVELCNGEKHEIDSVVLATGYRSNVPYWLQETEFFSKNGFPKTPFPNGWKGKAGLYAVGFTRRGLSGASADATRIAQDIGRVYKEDLKQKMQKVPTHRRCISTF, from the exons ATGTTCAACTTAAGTACCGGAGAAGATGATTTGTTCTCTCGGCGCTTCGTTTGGGTCAACGGGCCGGTGATAGTCGGCGCCGGCCCGTCGGGGCTTGCCGTGGGAGCCTGCCTGAGAGAGAAAGGTGTGCCGTTCGTGGTGCTCGAAAGAGCCGATTGCATTGCGTCTCTGTGGCAAAAGCGGACGTACGATCGCCTGAAGCTTCACCTTCCGAAGCAATTTTGCCAGCTCCCGAAGCTGCCGTTTCCCGACCACTTCCCGGCGTACCCCACCAAGAAGCAGTTCGTCGACTATCTGGAATCCTACGCCAAGCACTTCGACATCGACCCGCAATTCAACGAGTGTGTGCAGTCGGCCAAGTACGACGAGGCTTGCCGGATATGGCGGGTCAAGACCATTTCCACCGCCGGCGCTGCTCGCACCGAGGTAGAGTATATTTGCCAGTGGCTCGTCGTGGCCACTGGAGAGAATGCCGAGAGCGTGGTGCCGGAGATTGAAGGGCTGAATGACTTCGGTGGCGAAGTTATTCACGCTTGCGAGTACAAGTCCGGCGAGAAGTTCGCAGGAAAAAGAGTGCTCGTTGTGGGTTGTGGCAATTCCGGCATGGAACTGTCTCTTGATCTCTGCAACCACAATGCCAAGCCTTCGGTGGTCGTCAGAAGCTCG GTTCATGTATTGCCGAGAGAAATTTGTGGGAAATCGATGTTTGAATTGGCGATGCTGATGATGAAGTGGCTGCCTCTCTGGCTAGTCGACAAGATCCTTCTGGTTCTGGCGTGGCTCCTTCTCGGAAACATTGAGAAATACGGGCTGAAAAGGCCATCCATTGGTCCGCTGGAGCTCAAGAACACTCAAGGCAAGACCCCTGTTCTGGACACTGGCGCCCTGCAGAAGATCAGATCTGGCGACATCAAGGTGGTCCCGGGAATCAAGAGATTTTCCGGCGACATGGTCGAGCTCTGCAATGGCGAAAAGCACGAAATCGACTCGGTCGTCCTCGCCACTGGGTACCGCAGCAACGTCCCTTACTGGCTTCAG GAAACCGAATTCTTCTCCAAAAATGGCTTCCCAAAGACGCCATTTCCAAACGGGTGGAAAGGGAAGGCTGGGCTCTATGCTGTGGGGTTCACACGAAGAGGGCTTTCCGGCGCATCGGCAGATGCCACTAGAATAGCCCAAGACATTGGCAGGGTTTACAAAGAAGATTTGAAGCAGAAGATGCAGAAAGTTCCCACCCATCGCCGCTGCATTTCAACCTTCTGA